In a genomic window of Tripterygium wilfordii isolate XIE 37 chromosome 8, ASM1340144v1, whole genome shotgun sequence:
- the LOC120003956 gene encoding CMP-sialic acid transporter 1-like, producing MQWYFVAALLTVLTSSQGILTTLSQYNGRYLYDYATIPFLAEAFKLLVSGLLLWRECKVSSSTRMTTEWKSVRLYPIPSIIYLIHNNVQFATLTYVDTSTYQIMGNLKIVTTGILFRVFLKRKLSNLQWMAIVLLAFGTTTSQVKGCGEASCESMFAAPIQGYMLGVLSACLSALAGVYTEFLMKKNDDSLYWQNVQLYTFGVLFNMARLSLDDFSGGFEKGPWWQRLFSGYSITTWLVVLNLGSTGLLVSWLMKYADNIIKVYSTSMAMLLTMVLSIYLFNFKPTLQLFLGIIICMMSLHMYFAPANMLVDLPLVKPAPESLKEVSIERR from the exons ATGCAGTGGTACTTCGTCGCCGCTCTACTTACTGTTCTAACGAGCTCCCAG GGGATTTTGACTACTCTATCTCAATATAATGGACGGTACTTGTATGACTATGCAACTATTCCATTTCTTGCTGAAGCTTTCAAG CTATTGGTTTCTGGTTTACTTCTTTGGAGAGAGTGCAAAGTATCATCTTCTACGAGGATGACTACAGAATGGAAGAGTGTGCGTCTATATCCCATCCCTTCGATTATTTATCTGATCCATAACAATGTTCAATTTGCTACTTTGACTTATGTGGATACATCAACGTACCAAATAATGGGTAATCTGAAGATTGTCACCACTGGCATTTTATTCAG GGTTTTCCTGAAGAGGAAACTGTCTAATTTACAGTGGATGGCGATTGTTTTgttagcttttggaacaacCACTAGCCAG GTTAAAGGTTGTGGAGAAGCTTCATGTGAGTCTATGTTCGCTGCACCGATACAAGGATATATGTTGGGAGTCCTATCAGCTTGTCTATCAGCATTAGCTGGCGTTTACACTGAGTTTCTGATGAAGAAGAATGATGACAGCTTGTACTGGCAGAATGTACAATTGTATAC GTTTGgtgttttatttaatatggCACGGCTTTCTCTGGATGACTTCAGTGGTGGATTTGAAAAGGGTCCTTGGTGGCAACGCCTTTTCAGTGGATATAGCATCACAACTTGGCTTGTAGTTCTGAATCTCGGATCCACTGGCTTACTGGTTTCGTGGTTGATGAAGTATGCTGACAATATCATAAAG GTTTATTCCACCTCAATGGCAATGCTGTTGACAATGGTTCTATCTATATACCTTTTTAATTTCAAACCTACATTACAA CTCTTCTTGGGCATCATCatttgtatgatgtcgttaCACATGTATTTTGCCCCTGCAAACATGCTTGTAGATTTGCCCTTGGTGAAACCTGCTCCTGAGAGTCTAAAAGAAGTCTCGATCGAACGAAGATAA